One Planktothrix sp. FACHB-1365 genomic window carries:
- the eno gene encoding phosphopyruvate hydratase: MSDSAINTIIAREILDSRGRPTLEAEVYLDNGAYGLAQVPSGASTGSFEAHELRDGDKSRYGGKGVLTAVKNVTEIIAPALNGVSALEQTIIDQIMLDLDGTPNKSNIGANAILGVSLAVAKAAAESVGLPLYRYLGGPIANVLPVPLMNVINGGAHAANNVDIQEFMIVPIGAPTFKEALRWGAEVFVSLSGVLKEKGLLGGVGDEGGFAPNLGSNQEALDILIQAIEIAGYKPGEQVALALDVASSEFYKDGTYTYDGQPHSPAQLIDYLSELIGKYPIVSIEDGLQEDDWDNWKSLTEKIGGKVQLVGDDLFVTNPTRLKTGIEQKVANSILVKLNQIGSLSETLAAVDLATRNGYTSVISHRSGETEDTTISDLAVATRAGQIKTGSLCRSERIAKYNRLLRIEDELGPQAVYAGAVGLGPRFSN, translated from the coding sequence ATGTCAGACAGCGCGATTAACACCATTATTGCCCGTGAAATCCTTGACTCTCGCGGACGCCCCACCCTAGAAGCCGAAGTCTACCTCGATAACGGAGCCTATGGACTCGCCCAAGTTCCTAGCGGCGCCTCCACCGGAAGCTTTGAAGCCCATGAACTGCGGGATGGCGATAAAAGCCGTTATGGGGGTAAAGGCGTTCTCACAGCCGTTAAAAACGTCACTGAAATCATTGCCCCAGCCCTCAACGGAGTCAGTGCCCTGGAACAAACCATCATCGACCAAATCATGCTCGATCTTGATGGCACGCCTAACAAAAGCAACATTGGTGCCAATGCCATCCTGGGTGTTTCCCTAGCCGTTGCTAAAGCCGCCGCCGAAAGCGTCGGTTTACCCCTCTATCGTTACCTCGGTGGCCCCATTGCCAACGTTCTCCCCGTTCCCTTAATGAACGTGATCAACGGAGGTGCCCACGCCGCCAATAACGTTGATATTCAAGAATTTATGATCGTTCCCATCGGTGCGCCCACCTTTAAAGAAGCCCTGCGTTGGGGGGCGGAAGTTTTTGTCTCTCTAAGCGGAGTATTAAAAGAAAAAGGACTTTTAGGCGGCGTTGGAGATGAAGGGGGTTTTGCTCCTAACCTCGGTTCCAACCAAGAAGCTCTGGATATTCTCATCCAAGCCATTGAAATCGCCGGATACAAACCCGGTGAACAGGTCGCCCTCGCCTTGGATGTCGCCTCCAGTGAATTCTACAAAGACGGAACCTATACCTATGATGGTCAACCCCACAGTCCGGCCCAACTGATTGACTACCTGAGTGAATTAATTGGCAAATACCCGATTGTTTCCATTGAAGATGGTCTACAGGAAGATGACTGGGATAATTGGAAATCCCTCACCGAGAAAATAGGCGGTAAAGTGCAACTGGTGGGAGATGACTTATTTGTTACGAACCCGACTCGTTTGAAAACAGGTATTGAGCAGAAAGTCGCCAATTCTATTTTGGTAAAACTTAACCAAATTGGTTCTCTGTCCGAAACCTTAGCCGCCGTTGACTTAGCAACCCGTAATGGGTATACCTCGGTGATTAGTCATCGGTCTGGGGAAACCGAAGACACCACTATTTCAGACCTGGCCGTTGCGACCCGGGCGGGACAAATTAAAACAGGTTCTCTGTGTCGTAGTGAACGGATTGCTAAATATAACCGTTTATTACGCATAGAAGATGAACTCGGCCCCCAAGCGGTTTATGCTGGAGCCGTTGGCCTAGGCCCCCGTTTTTCTAATTGA
- the tnpA gene encoding IS200/IS605 family transposase: MYHKGFRSVYRLNAHVVLVVKYRRKAISREILTRLHEIFIDTLKKWDCTLLEFNGESDHIHLLIDYKPDQPLSTLIGNLKTVSSRLIRKEFPGLASKYFYNKPYFWTGSYFVASCGGVTVEQLKKYVKQQTTPEN, encoded by the coding sequence ATGTATCACAAAGGTTTTAGATCAGTCTATCGACTTAACGCTCATGTTGTGTTGGTCGTCAAATACCGAAGGAAAGCAATTAGTAGAGAAATCTTAACAAGGTTACATGAAATATTTATTGACACCCTTAAAAAGTGGGATTGTACATTACTGGAGTTTAACGGAGAATCTGATCATATTCACTTACTGATCGATTACAAACCCGATCAACCCCTATCAACATTGATTGGCAATCTTAAAACTGTTAGTAGCAGACTAATTCGCAAGGAATTTCCTGGTTTGGCATCTAAATATTTTTATAACAAACCTTATTTCTGGACGGGTTCTTACTTTGTTGCAAGTTGCGGTGGGGTCACGGTTGAACAGCTAAAAAAATATGTTAAGCAACAAACAACCCCAGAAAATTAA
- a CDS encoding Tfp pilus assembly protein FimT/FimU, with amino-acid sequence MINPKKTGDRSLTCSNSGFTLLENLIIVSMMGILSAIAAPSWLGFINHYRLTTSIDRIYWAMQTTREEAKRSKEIWQISFRDQNNTVQWAIHRRDDTPTEPQWIILDQGVQIDPTETTLYQNQTTKIWRMQFDHKGRANGQLGRVTLSLRNSSPAKRCVFVSTLLGTLRKAQNNPKPKEGKYCY; translated from the coding sequence ATGATTAATCCCAAAAAAACCGGCGATCGCTCCTTAACCTGCTCCAATAGCGGATTTACCCTACTAGAAAACCTCATTATTGTATCCATGATGGGTATTTTGAGTGCCATTGCAGCCCCTAGTTGGTTAGGATTCATCAACCATTATCGCCTCACCACTTCCATTGATCGAATTTATTGGGCGATGCAAACCACCCGTGAAGAAGCCAAACGCAGCAAAGAAATCTGGCAAATTAGCTTTAGAGATCAAAATAATACGGTTCAATGGGCGATTCATCGTCGAGACGATACCCCCACAGAACCCCAATGGATTATTCTAGATCAAGGCGTTCAAATTGACCCTACAGAAACAACTCTTTATCAAAATCAAACTACCAAAATTTGGAGAATGCAATTTGACCATAAAGGTCGTGCCAATGGTCAGTTAGGACGGGTAACATTATCTCTGCGAAATAGTAGTCCAGCTAAACGTTGTGTGTTTGTATCGACTTTATTAGGAACATTAAGAAAAGCTCAAAACAATCCTAAACCCAAAGAGGGAAAATATTGCTATTGA
- the hpsB gene encoding hormogonium polysaccharide secretion pseudopilin HpsB, whose product MFLKQHPLNQHLPSQAGYTLLEGLMAVVVVSVMLLAIGPVIAFSVGTRVQAKRVELATQAAKSYIDKIKSGEIEIDNPALPFKTDKSSWLTTSPPANASLKCDAPTSATADQILIPCTTPSDLYCMDVDGGGCDSSTPSITDMVVQGIIYDPTAASTIATTKSYQLAVRVYRANSFGAGITLKTPTADNPLKSNSLVTNAVGDRTQPLVVMMTDVSSSDANFQNLKERIP is encoded by the coding sequence ATGTTTTTAAAGCAACACCCACTCAATCAACACTTACCTTCTCAAGCAGGATATACCCTCCTTGAGGGACTAATGGCGGTTGTTGTTGTATCGGTCATGTTGTTAGCTATTGGCCCTGTGATTGCCTTCTCTGTGGGAACTCGTGTACAAGCTAAACGAGTAGAACTGGCAACTCAAGCGGCAAAAAGCTACATTGATAAAATTAAAAGTGGTGAAATTGAAATTGATAATCCGGCTCTTCCTTTTAAGACGGATAAATCATCCTGGCTTACTACCAGCCCTCCAGCAAATGCAAGTTTAAAGTGTGATGCGCCAACATCAGCAACTGCTGACCAAATCCTGATACCTTGTACAACTCCATCTGACTTATATTGCATGGATGTTGATGGTGGAGGCTGTGATAGTTCTACTCCTAGCATTACAGATATGGTAGTTCAAGGAATTATCTACGACCCGACGGCTGCTTCAACTATTGCAACAACTAAGAGCTATCAACTAGCAGTTCGAGTTTATCGGGCTAACTCTTTTGGCGCAGGTATTACCCTTAAAACACCAACTGCTGATAATCCTCTAAAATCAAATAGCTTAGTCACAAATGCCGTTGGCGATCGCACACAACCTTTAGTGGTGATGATGACTGATGTTTCCTCATCAGATGCCAACTTCCAAAATTTAAAAGAGCGAATTCCCTAA
- a CDS encoding RNA-guided endonuclease TnpB family protein produces MLDVLKVRLYPNKEQQTVLAKSFGCCRFVWNYYLEKTNTQYRETGKGLNYNEMSKDLTQLKKQPDYLFLQEATAAVLQQSLKNLEAAFKNFFQKRARFPKFKSKHKKQSIRYPESCSIRGNGVKLPKLGVVKARIPKAISGKIKSVTVSKTSTDKYFAAILFETDDFILNKTGKISGIDLGLTSLVTIFDGETYSKVDPIKPTRKYAKRLRRRQQALSRKTKGSNNRKKQVKKVAKVHEKIANTRQDFLHKLSRKLVDENQVIVVENLCIKGLARTKLAKSVLDAGFGMLINFLGYKLEREGGKLIEVDRFFPSTKLCHCCQFKNNSLNLSIREWVCPSCQTHHDRDENAAHNIREEGIRILSTNTAGHTEIQACGEDVRLVDACIKKHSSVKQESPVTAQA; encoded by the coding sequence ATGTTAGACGTTCTCAAGGTAAGGTTATATCCAAACAAAGAACAGCAAACGGTCTTGGCGAAAAGCTTTGGTTGCTGTAGATTTGTTTGGAATTACTACCTGGAGAAAACCAATACCCAGTACAGAGAAACAGGGAAAGGGTTGAATTATAACGAGATGTCAAAGGATTTGACCCAACTCAAAAAGCAACCAGATTATCTGTTTCTGCAAGAAGCGACTGCTGCTGTATTACAACAATCACTAAAGAATTTAGAAGCTGCGTTTAAAAACTTTTTTCAAAAAAGAGCTAGGTTTCCTAAATTCAAAAGTAAACACAAAAAGCAATCCATTCGTTATCCCGAAAGTTGTTCAATTCGAGGAAATGGTGTAAAGCTTCCCAAACTGGGGGTTGTTAAAGCTAGAATTCCAAAAGCAATTAGCGGCAAAATAAAATCTGTTACCGTCTCTAAGACCAGTACAGATAAATATTTTGCCGCTATTTTGTTTGAAACTGATGATTTTATCCTGAATAAAACTGGGAAAATCTCAGGTATTGACTTAGGCTTAACAAGTTTAGTGACGATATTTGACGGTGAAACCTATAGCAAGGTTGACCCAATTAAACCCACTAGAAAATATGCCAAGCGATTAAGAAGAAGACAACAAGCCTTGTCTCGGAAGACGAAGGGGTCTAACAATCGCAAAAAGCAAGTTAAAAAAGTTGCTAAAGTTCATGAAAAAATAGCGAATACCAGACAAGACTTTCTTCACAAACTCTCTCGAAAGTTAGTTGACGAGAACCAAGTCATTGTAGTGGAAAACCTTTGTATTAAAGGGTTAGCTCGTACCAAGTTAGCAAAATCTGTATTAGATGCTGGTTTTGGGATGCTGATTAATTTCCTAGGCTACAAACTGGAAAGAGAGGGCGGAAAGTTAATTGAAGTTGACAGATTTTTCCCTAGTACAAAACTTTGTCATTGCTGCCAATTTAAAAACAATTCATTGAATTTAAGTATTCGGGAATGGGTTTGTCCAAGCTGTCAAACCCACCACGATAGGGATGAAAATGCAGCACATAATATTAGGGAAGAAGGTATAAGAATATTGTCAACAAATACTGCGGGACACACAGAAATTCAAGCTTGTGGAGAGGATGTAAGACTCGTTGATGCTTGCATTAAAAAGCATTCTTCTGTGAAGCAAGAATCCCCCGTCACAGCGCAAGCTTGA
- the groL gene encoding chaperonin GroEL (60 kDa chaperone family; promotes refolding of misfolded polypeptides especially under stressful conditions; forms two stacked rings of heptamers to form a barrel-shaped 14mer; ends can be capped by GroES; misfolded proteins enter the barrel where they are refolded when GroES binds) has translation MAKIVSFSEESRKALEKGVNALADAVRVTLGPKGRNVLLEKKFGAPEIVNDGITVAKEIQLADPLENTGARLMQEVASKTNEVAGDGTTTAAILAQAMIHEGLKNVAAGANPVALRRGMEKIAQILVQEIQAVAKPVEGDAIAQVATISAGNDEEIGQMISQAMEKVTKDGVITVEESKSITTELDVVEGMQLDRGYISPYFITDNERMVVEFSNARILITDKKISSIQDLVSVLEKIARSGQPLLIIAEDIDGEALATLVVNKARGVLNVAAIKAPSFGERRKALLQDIAVLTGGQLISEEVGLSLDTVSLEMLGTASKITIEKDNTIIVADSKTQADVKKRVEQIRRQLEETDSEYDAEKLQERIAKLAGGVAVIKVGAATETEMKSRKLRIEDALNATKAAVEEGIVPGGGTTLIHLAKKVDEIKSQLDDEEKIAAGIISKALEAPLYYIASNAGAEGAVVVENVRDTEFSMGYNALTGIYEDLIASGIIDPAKVVRSALQNATSIAGLVLTTEALVVEKPEKKAAMPDMDGMGGMGGMGGMGGMGGMGMM, from the coding sequence ATGGCTAAAATTGTTTCGTTTAGTGAAGAATCTCGTAAAGCCTTAGAAAAAGGCGTAAATGCCTTAGCCGATGCGGTGCGCGTCACCCTTGGCCCTAAAGGTCGCAATGTCTTATTAGAGAAGAAATTTGGTGCTCCTGAAATCGTTAATGATGGCATCACGGTTGCTAAAGAAATTCAACTGGCTGACCCCCTAGAAAATACGGGTGCTCGACTGATGCAGGAAGTCGCCTCCAAAACCAATGAAGTTGCTGGAGATGGGACAACAACCGCCGCCATTTTAGCCCAAGCCATGATTCATGAAGGCTTAAAAAACGTCGCGGCTGGGGCTAATCCTGTCGCCCTCAGACGGGGAATGGAAAAAATCGCTCAGATTTTAGTCCAAGAAATTCAAGCCGTTGCTAAACCCGTTGAAGGAGATGCGATCGCCCAAGTCGCTACCATTTCCGCCGGAAACGATGAAGAAATCGGTCAAATGATCTCCCAAGCGATGGAAAAAGTCACCAAAGATGGGGTGATTACCGTTGAAGAGTCCAAATCCATCACCACCGAATTAGATGTGGTGGAAGGAATGCAACTAGATCGGGGGTATATTTCTCCCTATTTTATTACCGATAATGAACGGATGGTGGTGGAGTTTTCTAACGCCAGAATCTTGATTACCGATAAAAAAATTAGTTCTATTCAGGACTTAGTTTCTGTTTTGGAAAAAATTGCCCGTTCGGGTCAACCGTTGTTAATTATTGCTGAAGATATTGATGGGGAAGCTTTAGCAACTTTGGTGGTCAATAAAGCCAGAGGCGTGTTAAATGTGGCTGCCATTAAAGCTCCGAGTTTCGGTGAACGTCGCAAAGCTTTGTTACAGGATATTGCCGTTCTTACAGGGGGACAATTAATTTCTGAAGAAGTGGGATTAAGCTTAGATACGGTTTCTTTAGAGATGTTGGGAACCGCCAGCAAAATCACCATTGAAAAAGACAATACCATTATTGTAGCTGATAGCAAAACTCAAGCCGATGTGAAAAAACGGGTTGAGCAGATTCGCCGTCAATTGGAAGAAACCGACTCTGAATATGATGCCGAAAAACTCCAAGAACGGATTGCTAAATTAGCTGGTGGTGTGGCAGTGATTAAAGTCGGTGCTGCTACGGAAACGGAAATGAAATCTCGGAAACTGCGAATTGAAGATGCGTTGAATGCAACAAAAGCTGCCGTTGAAGAAGGAATTGTTCCGGGTGGTGGAACAACGTTAATTCATCTGGCTAAAAAAGTCGATGAAATTAAATCCCAACTCGATGATGAAGAAAAAATTGCAGCCGGAATTATTTCTAAAGCTTTAGAAGCTCCGTTATATTATATTGCCAGTAATGCTGGGGCTGAAGGTGCTGTTGTGGTAGAAAATGTCCGTGACACTGAATTTAGCATGGGTTATAATGCCTTAACGGGAATATACGAAGATTTAATTGCTTCTGGGATTATTGACCCGGCAAAAGTGGTACGTTCTGCACTGCAAAATGCCACATCTATTGCGGGATTAGTGTTAACAACTGAAGCCTTAGTTGTCGAAAAGCCTGAGAAAAAAGCTGCAATGCCCGATATGGATGGCATGGGTGGCATGGGTGGCATGGGCGGTATGGGCGGTATGGGTGGCATGGGCATGATGTAG
- a CDS encoding Tfp pilus assembly protein FimT/FimU produces MKNQQIFNKLLIKGLKKNPVKSDQGFSLIELLVVVLIIGVLSAIAAPSWEAFTTGQRLKTVNNQVFQAIKTAQAEAKRKKGDVTLTFDKTVDPPTVSYEGNVQKLNVSGEIKAGTIKLVTGAGDTTVATDSEIIFDYRGSIKSGQTLPFTATVSLPDEKGKRCVIVESLLGGTRIGAGDYNSSTNKTGCRVPS; encoded by the coding sequence ATGAAAAATCAACAAATATTCAATAAGCTGTTAATAAAGGGGTTAAAAAAAAATCCCGTTAAATCTGATCAGGGATTTAGTCTGATTGAATTATTAGTTGTGGTTTTAATAATTGGTGTTTTGAGTGCGATCGCAGCCCCTAGTTGGGAAGCATTCACAACTGGACAACGGCTTAAAACTGTTAATAATCAGGTATTTCAAGCGATTAAAACGGCTCAAGCTGAAGCTAAACGCAAAAAAGGTGATGTTACTCTAACATTTGATAAAACAGTTGATCCACCAACCGTTAGTTATGAGGGTAATGTACAGAAGCTCAATGTTTCTGGTGAAATTAAAGCAGGAACAATTAAACTTGTTACAGGTGCAGGAGATACAACAGTTGCTACAGATTCAGAGATTATTTTTGATTATCGAGGAAGTATTAAATCTGGTCAAACACTTCCCTTCACAGCAACAGTCTCTCTCCCAGATGAGAAAGGTAAACGCTGTGTTATTGTGGAAAGTCTACTCGGAGGAACGAGGATAGGAGCAGGAGACTATAACAGTTCTACTAATAAAACAGGTTGTCGAGTTCCATCTTAA
- a CDS encoding CHASE2 domain-containing protein, with product MKQKQTVFRLHTFRWKPSGQWLKLFRYLWLSPVITASVIALQSTGFLQLLDWATYDQFVRWRPLEPPDPRIVIVTIDEPDLKKLGQWPIPDAILAQLIEKIKLQNPIAIGLDIYRNLPVQPGHEDLIKVFKTTPNLVGVEKVVEDQNRASIEPPPILKDKKQVGAADLILDADGKIRRALLSIKPPERPTILNLGATVALIYLQTQGITPKMTENQQVILGKAEFTRFTENDGGYVRADDDGYQILLNYRGSQDNFHKISMTQVLNNEIPPDLFRDKIVFIGPFAQSLNDLFFTPYTSNLFSINDRTPGVIIHANIASQLISSAIDGRTLIHVWSDRTEWFWVFLWSTVGSSLGWIYGGTRWTVYWLILASGGLIIISYSAFMSGWWLPLVSPLLALVSSGMVVTAYIANVERQDRKMVMTLFQRYVTPKIAETIWQNREDLLQKGQILGQKMIATVLFTDIKGFSTIAERMEPAMLMTWLNEYMNAMANIVFEHDGVVDKFMGDAIMAVFGVPIPRNNPQEIAQDATSAVSCALAMGEKLRVLNQHWQQQNQPLISMRIGIATGVVVTGSLGSSQRMEYTTLGDSVNIAARLESYDKSFYSEGTCRILMNEETHQQINGKFPTRYVGRVQLYGRQQLINIYQAIND from the coding sequence ATGAAACAAAAACAAACGGTCTTCAGACTTCATACTTTCAGATGGAAACCTTCCGGGCAATGGCTGAAGTTATTTCGTTATTTATGGTTAAGTCCAGTGATAACGGCTTCAGTTATTGCCCTGCAAAGTACAGGATTTTTACAACTTTTAGATTGGGCAACCTATGATCAATTTGTGCGGTGGCGACCCCTAGAACCTCCTGATCCTCGGATTGTCATTGTTACGATTGATGAACCGGATTTAAAAAAGCTGGGACAATGGCCGATTCCTGATGCGATTTTAGCACAATTAATAGAAAAAATAAAGCTTCAAAACCCGATTGCAATTGGATTAGATATTTATCGAAATTTACCCGTTCAACCCGGGCATGAGGATTTAATTAAGGTCTTTAAAACCACCCCGAATTTAGTGGGTGTAGAGAAAGTTGTTGAAGATCAAAATCGAGCTTCTATTGAACCGCCTCCGATTTTAAAAGATAAAAAACAAGTGGGGGCGGCGGATTTAATTTTAGATGCAGATGGCAAAATTAGACGGGCATTATTATCAATAAAACCCCCAGAACGCCCTACTATTTTAAATTTAGGGGCGACCGTTGCTTTAATTTATTTACAAACTCAAGGGATTACCCCTAAAATGACCGAAAATCAGCAAGTTATTTTAGGAAAAGCTGAATTTACAAGATTTACAGAAAATGATGGCGGTTATGTTCGCGCTGATGATGATGGCTATCAAATTTTATTAAATTATCGGGGATCGCAGGATAATTTTCATAAAATTTCCATGACTCAAGTGTTAAACAATGAGATTCCACCGGATTTGTTTCGTGATAAAATTGTATTTATTGGCCCCTTTGCCCAAAGTTTAAATGATCTATTTTTTACCCCTTATACCAGTAATTTATTTAGTATTAATGATCGTACACCGGGAGTAATTATTCATGCTAATATTGCCAGCCAACTGATTAGTAGCGCTATCGATGGACGCACCTTAATTCATGTTTGGTCAGATCGGACAGAATGGTTTTGGGTGTTTCTTTGGTCAACGGTTGGTAGCAGTTTAGGATGGATTTATGGGGGAACCCGTTGGACAGTTTATTGGTTGATTTTAGCCAGTGGAGGTTTAATTATTATTTCTTATAGTGCTTTTATGAGTGGTTGGTGGCTTCCCTTAGTTTCTCCTTTATTAGCATTAGTCAGTTCTGGGATGGTGGTTACGGCTTATATTGCTAATGTTGAACGTCAAGATCGGAAAATGGTGATGACGTTATTTCAACGGTATGTTACCCCCAAAATTGCGGAAACAATATGGCAAAATCGAGAGGATTTATTACAAAAAGGTCAAATTTTAGGGCAGAAAATGATAGCAACTGTCCTGTTTACAGATATTAAAGGATTTAGTACCATTGCTGAACGCATGGAACCCGCAATGTTAATGACTTGGTTAAATGAATATATGAATGCCATGGCGAATATTGTGTTTGAACATGATGGGGTTGTGGATAAATTTATGGGGGATGCTATTATGGCAGTGTTTGGAGTTCCTATTCCTCGAAATAATCCTCAAGAAATTGCTCAAGATGCCACTTCTGCGGTATCCTGTGCCTTAGCAATGGGGGAAAAATTGCGAGTGCTTAATCAACATTGGCAACAACAAAATCAACCCTTGATTTCTATGAGAATTGGTATTGCTACCGGAGTTGTCGTCACCGGAAGTTTAGGCAGTTCTCAACGGATGGAATATACAACTTTAGGTGATAGTGTTAATATTGCTGCCCGTTTAGAAAGTTATGATAAATCCTTTTATAGTGAGGGAACCTGTCGAATTTTAATGAATGAAGAAACCCATCAACAAATTAATGGCAAGTTCCCCACTCGTTACGTCGGTCGCGTGCAATTATATGGACGTCAACAGTTAATTAATATTTATCAAGCTATCAACGATTAA
- the hpsC gene encoding hormogonium polysaccharide secretion pseudopilin HpsC: MINILNVLLKHRIRSSPAKFDQNYQVKGMTMIELLVGTVIAFIVITPLMGMVIGLLNDDQRESAKANTEEEIQSALDYIAEDTSQALYIYTNTTSTDPTLNMQIDSLKSNNFLPTTGTPILVFWKRKIIENSVPVDTTTQPKDCTATTCNDTYVLSLVSYHLLPETDKTSIWCQPSGTTCPSRIVRYEISDGLKKSDGTYYKKAELTTELQEYAEENITDYNKSFSLSKPLANVTNKANFPANQVLVNYIEKFELDPSSTNDLAKLTIQGNALRRNDAKADCTTNPDSPYCPKSSVQLRGLSGLGAN, from the coding sequence ATGATTAACATTCTAAATGTATTACTTAAACATCGAATCAGGTCAAGTCCGGCAAAATTTGATCAAAACTATCAAGTCAAAGGCATGACAATGATTGAACTCCTAGTGGGTACAGTTATTGCTTTTATTGTAATCACGCCATTAATGGGAATGGTCATTGGTCTATTAAACGATGATCAACGAGAAAGTGCCAAAGCAAACACCGAAGAAGAAATCCAATCTGCATTAGATTATATTGCAGAGGATACCAGTCAAGCTCTCTATATTTACACGAACACAACATCAACTGATCCAACATTAAATATGCAGATTGATAGCCTTAAAAGCAACAACTTTTTACCGACTACAGGAACCCCTATTCTGGTGTTTTGGAAACGAAAAATAATAGAAAATTCTGTTCCTGTAGATACAACTACACAGCCTAAAGATTGTACAGCAACTACCTGTAATGATACTTACGTTTTATCATTAGTGAGTTATCACTTACTTCCAGAAACAGATAAAACATCAATTTGGTGTCAACCTTCAGGAACAACTTGTCCTAGTCGAATAGTTCGGTATGAAATTTCTGATGGGTTAAAGAAATCTGATGGAACTTACTACAAAAAGGCTGAACTTACAACTGAACTTCAGGAATACGCCGAAGAAAATATTACAGATTATAATAAGAGTTTTAGTCTATCTAAACCCTTGGCAAATGTGACTAATAAAGCTAATTTCCCGGCAAATCAGGTGTTAGTTAACTACATTGAAAAATTTGAACTAGATCCTAGCTCAACAAATGACTTAGCTAAATTAACGATTCAAGGAAATGCACTCAGACGTAATGATGCCAAGGCAGATTGTACCACTAATCCTGACTCACCCTATTGTCCCAAATCATCTGTTCAATTGCGAGGATTAAGTGGTCTTGGTGCAAATTAG